The following proteins come from a genomic window of Gammaproteobacteria bacterium:
- the infB gene encoding translation initiation factor IF-2 has translation MADVTVKQLAEVIRMPVDELLIQLGQAGMSFSKDDDVISNDEKMELLAHLRQSHGKLDDKEASTKKVTLNRSKRSTLKVASAPTGRGRGSGATTRTVNVVVRKKRTYVSRSAVEEEARLKTEEEDRIKAEEDAKIQAVEDAKIKAEEDAKAKVQAEEDAKVKAEDDAKAKIKAAEDASRQQTADAQRIAEQEAKANTDKQPPRKANATPEKDQRKPGRGKAGGADNKARKGRYGRAELHVATDKSGRRRKGAKRKRTVSIQSSDEHGFAKPTQPMVQEVNIPESITVSELAQKMSIKAAEVIKVLMNMGTMATINQNLDQETAELVVDELGHKSVLVSDNEIENRLLEELSEVEGELLSRAPVVTVMGHVDHGKTSLLDYIRSTKVADGESGGITQHVGAYHVETSKGNITFLDTPGHAAFTSMRARGAQLTDIVILVVAADDGVMPQTIEAIKHAKAGEVPLIIAVNKIDREAADPERVKNELSQHDVIPEDWGGDAIFVNVSAKTGEGVDNLLEAISLQAEMMELTAVEECPANGIVIESSLDRGRGPVATILIRNGILKRGDVILTGSEYGRVRAMFDEDGNVIDQAGPVTPVVVLGLSGVPHAGNEMHVVENERKAREIAVFRKDKDRDQKLAHQQQARLEDAFSTMSSGKVEALNLVIKADVQGSMEALRESLNKLSTDEVRVNIVAGGVGGINESDVGLALASRAIMLGFNVRADATSRKLIEENDIDLHYYSVIYDVIDEVKKALSGMLSPEVREEIVGLAEVKDVFRSSKFGTIAGSMVIEGSIRRSLPIRVLRDDVVIYEGELESLRRHKDDVNEVRSGTECGIGVKNYTDVHVGDQIEVFERTEVARTID, from the coding sequence ATGGCTGATGTAACGGTTAAACAACTCGCAGAAGTAATACGTATGCCAGTGGATGAATTACTTATCCAACTAGGACAGGCGGGTATGTCATTCTCTAAAGATGATGATGTGATCTCTAATGATGAAAAGATGGAATTATTAGCTCACTTGCGTCAGTCACATGGCAAGTTAGATGATAAAGAAGCATCGACAAAAAAGGTAACGCTGAATCGCAGTAAGCGTTCTACCTTGAAAGTTGCTTCTGCTCCTACCGGCCGTGGTCGTGGTAGTGGTGCAACGACACGTACGGTTAATGTTGTTGTGCGTAAAAAACGCACCTATGTTAGTCGTAGTGCAGTGGAAGAAGAAGCTCGATTAAAGACTGAAGAAGAAGATCGAATCAAGGCTGAAGAAGACGCTAAGATTCAAGCGGTCGAGGATGCCAAAATCAAGGCCGAAGAAGATGCTAAGGCAAAAGTTCAGGCTGAAGAGGATGCCAAGGTCAAGGCTGAGGATGATGCCAAGGCAAAGATTAAGGCAGCAGAAGATGCCTCGCGCCAACAGACAGCAGATGCACAACGTATTGCTGAGCAGGAAGCCAAGGCTAATACAGATAAACAACCTCCTCGTAAGGCTAATGCTACACCTGAAAAGGATCAGCGTAAGCCAGGACGTGGAAAGGCAGGTGGTGCGGATAACAAGGCGCGTAAGGGTCGTTATGGCCGTGCCGAATTGCATGTGGCAACAGACAAGAGTGGTCGTCGTAGAAAGGGTGCCAAGCGTAAACGTACAGTAAGCATACAATCTTCTGATGAACATGGTTTTGCCAAGCCAACTCAGCCAATGGTGCAGGAGGTGAATATTCCTGAGTCTATTACCGTATCTGAACTGGCGCAGAAGATGTCGATCAAGGCCGCTGAGGTGATCAAGGTATTGATGAATATGGGCACGATGGCAACAATTAATCAGAACCTGGATCAGGAAACGGCGGAACTGGTGGTTGATGAACTGGGACACAAGTCGGTCCTGGTGAGTGATAACGAGATTGAAAATCGCTTGTTGGAAGAACTCTCCGAGGTTGAGGGTGAGTTGTTATCACGGGCACCCGTGGTTACGGTGATGGGACATGTTGATCATGGTAAAACTTCCTTACTGGATTATATTCGTTCGACTAAGGTGGCCGATGGTGAATCCGGTGGCATTACTCAGCATGTTGGTGCTTATCATGTGGAGACTAGTAAGGGCAATATTACCTTCCTGGATACCCCTGGTCATGCTGCCTTTACCTCGATGCGTGCGCGTGGTGCACAACTAACCGATATCGTTATTTTGGTGGTGGCTGCTGATGATGGTGTGATGCCTCAGACGATTGAAGCCATAAAACATGCCAAGGCGGGTGAAGTTCCATTAATTATTGCTGTTAATAAGATTGATCGAGAGGCTGCTGATCCTGAACGGGTCAAGAATGAGTTGTCTCAGCATGATGTTATTCCCGAAGATTGGGGCGGTGATGCTATCTTTGTCAATGTGTCTGCCAAGACTGGTGAAGGCGTTGATAATCTGCTGGAGGCGATCTCGTTACAGGCAGAGATGATGGAGTTGACCGCTGTTGAGGAATGTCCTGCCAATGGTATTGTGATTGAATCTAGTCTGGATCGCGGGCGTGGCCCGGTAGCAACTATCCTGATTCGTAACGGTATCTTGAAACGTGGTGATGTCATCCTGACCGGTAGTGAGTATGGTCGTGTGCGTGCTATGTTTGATGAAGATGGCAATGTTATTGATCAGGCCGGTCCTGTGACTCCTGTTGTTGTTTTGGGTCTGTCGGGTGTGCCACATGCGGGTAACGAGATGCATGTGGTTGAGAATGAGCGTAAGGCGCGTGAGATTGCTGTGTTCAGAAAGGATAAGGACAGAGATCAGAAGTTAGCGCATCAACAGCAGGCGCGTTTGGAAGATGCCTTTTCTACCATGAGTTCAGGTAAGGTCGAGGCGTTGAATCTGGTGATTAAGGCCGATGTGCAGGGTAGTATGGAGGCATTGCGTGAATCACTGAATAAATTATCAACCGATGAGGTCAGGGTTAATATCGTTGCCGGTGGTGTCGGCGGTATCAACGAATCCGATGTCGGTCTGGCATTGGCGTCGCGTGCAATTATGCTTGGTTTTAATGTCCGTGCGGATGCGACCTCGCGTAAGTTGATTGAAGAAAATGATATCGATCTACACTATTACAGTGTGATCTATGACGTGATTGATGAGGTGAAGAAGGCACTGAGTGGCATGCTTTCTCCCGAGGTTAGAGAAGAGATTGTCGGTCTTGCTGAGGTTAAGGATGTCTTCCGTTCCTCCAAATTTGGCACCATCGCGGGTAGCATGGTAATTGAGGGCAGTATTCGTCGTAGCTTGCCGATTCGCGTGTTGCGCGATGATGTGGTGATCTATGAAGGTGAGCTGGAGTCATTACGTCGTCACAAGGATGATGTGAATGAGGTTCGTTCAGGTACTGAGTGTGGTATTGGTGTTAAGAACTACACTGATGTGCACGTAGGTGATCAGATCGAAGTCTTTGAACGAACCGAGGTTGCCAGAACGATTGATTAG
- the rbfA gene encoding 30S ribosome-binding factor RbfA yields the protein MPRDFSRTRRVGEQIQRDLSSLIREQIKDPRLGMVSISGVEVVRDLSHAKVYISILGDEASAKESMAVLERAAGFLRHRLGQMLLTRTVPQLHFVHDVSIEQGERLDALISQAIAEDESNEN from the coding sequence ATGCCTAGAGATTTCTCCAGAACACGTCGAGTGGGTGAACAGATTCAGCGTGATCTGTCGAGCCTGATTCGTGAACAAATCAAAGATCCACGTCTGGGTATGGTGAGTATATCGGGTGTTGAAGTGGTGCGCGATCTGTCACATGCCAAAGTCTATATCAGTATATTGGGTGATGAGGCATCGGCTAAGGAATCAATGGCCGTGCTGGAACGTGCGGCGGGTTTTCTGCGTCATCGGTTAGGACAAATGCTGCTGACTCGCACCGTTCCTCAGTTGCACTTTGTCCATGATGTATCCATTGAGCAAGGTGAACGTCTCGATGCCTTGATTAGTCAGGCGATTGCTGAAGATGAGAGCAATGAGAACTGA
- the truB gene encoding tRNA pseudouridine(55) synthase TruB — MARHRRPKGRIVHGILLLDKPLGLTSNEALQRVKNLFYARKAGHTGSLDPLASGMLPLCLGEATKVSAFLLDADKRYRVEATLGIKTATGDAEGDVLEEREVPALTEQQVEQVLCAFRGKIKQIPPMYSALKHKGERLYKLARQGIEVEREAREVEIMDLQLTRLESPLFEIEVHCSKGTYIRTLVEDIGEALGCGAYVSALRRTSVGPFQGDMVTLDELEAMHAEDSRSLDSKLLKVEAALAAFPAVSLTADSAFYIQQGQAVLVPKAPTSGMVRLFQGEKQFLGMGEILDDGRVAPKRLIKTG, encoded by the coding sequence ATGGCACGTCATCGTCGTCCAAAAGGTAGAATTGTTCATGGTATCCTGTTGTTGGATAAGCCCTTGGGTTTAACTTCCAATGAGGCACTGCAACGCGTCAAGAATTTGTTTTATGCGCGTAAGGCGGGGCATACCGGGAGTCTTGATCCGCTTGCCAGTGGTATGTTGCCACTTTGTCTGGGTGAGGCAACCAAGGTCTCGGCCTTTTTGCTGGATGCAGACAAGCGTTATCGGGTCGAGGCGACTCTGGGTATCAAAACAGCCACCGGTGATGCTGAGGGCGATGTGTTGGAAGAGCGTGAAGTACCAGCCTTGACTGAGCAACAGGTGGAACAGGTGTTGTGTGCTTTTCGTGGCAAGATCAAACAGATCCCGCCGATGTATTCAGCCCTGAAGCACAAGGGTGAACGGCTGTATAAACTGGCGCGTCAGGGGATTGAGGTTGAACGTGAAGCGCGTGAGGTCGAGATCATGGATCTGCAATTGACACGTCTGGAGTCGCCTCTGTTTGAGATTGAGGTGCATTGCAGTAAGGGTACTTACATCCGCACTCTGGTTGAGGATATTGGTGAGGCTCTGGGCTGTGGTGCCTATGTGTCGGCGCTACGCCGTACCAGCGTCGGGCCGTTTCAGGGTGACATGGTGACATTGGATGAACTGGAGGCGATGCATGCCGAGGATTCCCGTTCTCTGGATAGTAAACTGCTTAAGGTGGAGGCTGCGTTGGCTGCCTTCCCAGCGGTATCATTAACGGCTGATTCGGCCTTTTATATCCAGCAGGGGCAAGCGGTACTGGTGCCTAAGGCACCGACCAGTGGCATGGTGCGCCTGTTTCAGGGTGAAAAACAATTTCTGGGCATGGGAGAAATCCTTGATGATGGTCGGGTAGCACCCAAGCGCTTGATTAAAACCGGATAA
- the rpsO gene encoding 30S ribosomal protein S15, whose amino-acid sequence MSLNAEQKGQIVSEYQRSQGDTGSPEVQVALLTANIQHLTEHFNTHKKDHHSRRGLLQMVNQRRKLLDYLKGKSSQRYQDLIASLGLRR is encoded by the coding sequence ATGTCTTTGAATGCAGAACAAAAAGGCCAGATTGTTAGTGAATATCAGCGTAGTCAGGGCGATACCGGTTCCCCGGAAGTACAGGTTGCCCTGTTGACTGCCAATATTCAGCATCTGACCGAACATTTTAATACCCATAAGAAAGATCACCATTCACGTCGTGGTCTGTTACAGATGGTTAATCAGCGTCGTAAGTTACTTGATTATCTTAAGGGTAAGAGCAGCCAGCGTTATCAGGATTTGATTGCAAGCCTGGGTCTGCGTCGCTAG